ATTTGGGTACTGCCAAAGAGATAAATATACCattaatagaacagaacagaaggtTCACAAACAGTTCCGTGAATATATATGttcaaataatgtgaaaataatgtGTCAATGCAATTCAATGgggaaataaaagttttttcaacaaatgatacagGATCAACTGGTTACCTCATGGTACCTCATGGTTACCATGACAGACACAAGAAAAGCTAAAATTAGAAAGACTGACTATAACAAGTGTTGAGGAGATGAGCAACAACTAGAACTTTCATGCACTACCAGTGGGAATTAAAACTGTACAACTTACCATCATGGACTGAATGTCTAtcttcctccaaaattcatatgataAAATCCTAACCTGCAATATGATGGTAATAGGAGGTGGGGCTTCTAGGAGATGATTAGATCATGAGATGATTAGTGCCTTCATAAATGAGATCAATGCCCTTCTAAAAGGGACCCAGGCCAGCTCTCCACTACtctttctaccatgtgaggataAAAGGATAGACATTGTGCAACCCAGATGAGGGTAGTCACCAGAACACAGCCTTactggcatcttgatcttggacttctagcctccagaaatgtgataCATAAATGTCTGTTTATAAGTAACTCAGTCTATAGTACTTTGTTATAGCTgcctcaactgactaagccaactACTCTGGAAAGTTTTTTTAAGTTCCTGAGAAAGTTAAATAGTTGCTCAGCCATTCCACACCTCAGTATTTACTGAAGAGACACAAAACCAGAGGtccaaacagacacatgaatatTTACACCAGTTTTATTGGAATGGCCAAAAACTGGCAACAAATCAAGCAGTCATCAGCAGAAGGGATAAACATACAGTAGTAAAAATGTGTACAATGAAATAGTAAACAGCAAAAGTGAACTACTGACACAAAATGTATAAATCTCAAAATACACTTAGTGAAAGGAACCAAACAAAAGGAGTATACATGATTCCATGTATCTAAAATTCTAGAAAGTGAAAACTAATTTATAGTCACATAACATGTgactatgtgttttttttctttttttattcctttctttcaagaGGGGCCATGCCTCATCTATCCCATATAGTTAAAAATGGCCAAATCTGAGACTCACCATATTTTTGAAGGTGAGGTACTAGGGCCACAGAAGCCAGGTGACATCACTAAGTGGCAATCAGGAGTCAGCATTTTTACTACCTAATCCCCATGTGAAAACACTTGCCCCTCATCCTTCCGACTAACCTCCCCAGGCTGTCTTTTAAGAAAAGAGCGTTCTGCAGTGTAAGCCACTCGTTTCTTCATTTTCCACAAGGCTAGGTTACAGCCAGCCAGAATTTTAGTACAAGGACTTTCCCATTCTTGAAGTGGTGTGTTAAGTCAAACCACCACAGGTCaggttctgttctgtttttctctgttgaGGTGATTTCCCAAAAGCCTGGCTACTCTGCCCTGGATGGACACCTGTTCTGTGTGGCCCTCGGGCTGGGAAGCCCTGAATATGGTAACTGCTCTCACACAGGTGAGTTCATGGGCGGAGCCGAGGGAGAGCCAGCTGTGAAAGTAGCGTGACATTGAACAGGTCTGAAAAGCAGCACGGGAATAGCAGTCCTATTTGAATTGTTCAGGTTAAAatattcatgttcagagtaacgtTGACAGGAGAGGGACATGCCCGAACAAAGGCatgaaataaagaacagattACAAATGGACACAAGGAAAATTTTGAGGTTATAGATGcattcattatcttgattgtcaTGGTGTCATACATATGTCAAACCatcaaattatagaattttaaaatgtgcagttCACTGAAACATCAATTTTACCTtaataaagttgtaaaaaaaaaaaacagtaaaaggataaaactaaaaatttaaaggatACTTTTCAGCCTAGATTTCTCTGTTGAGCTAAATATCCAGGCAAGTTTAAAGGTATAAAGATAGTTTGTATTAGACAAGTTTTCCAACAGAGTAATgatattaactcatttttaaagcatacatAGCATTTGCTACTAATGCTACTGATAGATATCTAACTTCTGATGAAGCCTTTAGAAAGTATCAAAAGTAATATGCACAGAATATATCACTATTAGCAGACATCATTTCTGTCAGGTAAAGAGAAAGTTCTGCTTACATATCTGTATCCCAAAACATGAACCCATGTGCAGGTAGTGGAGATGGGAGATGTGAATTCACAAAGCCCTGCTCAGTGCTTATCTCCATGCCCCTCCCATGACTTCATTACTGAGAACCTCCATACTTCACCCATAACTAAGCATCACTACACAGGTCACCTTCTTTCGTTCCAAACACAAAAAGATTGACAggtttttgctcttttctttttcttattaacttGATTGTTTGGGAGAGATGTTTCCAGGTTCCCTTTGCTTAAGTTTATTAACTGCttcacttttcaaaagaaatagtttcaatgaatgaaggaatgaatgaatttaaaggCCTCAAGTTAATTTTATTACATAGGCTATTTGTCACTTAAGTTCTCTATTATCCAGTAACTCTGGATGGTCACAAAAAGATTTCAGCAATTTCCtttaatgttttctgtaaaatttctaaatacttctttttaaaaatacagacacaTCAAAAGCTTATCTTTATCTGCTTTGAGctttaaaagatattaatttattctttgccagaggaaaggaaatatgtGCAGAGTGGACAGTTGTTACCCTCCAATGACAATGCTATAGAGGATCATACTACTATACTGATTAACAGTAATTAAGTTATTTGAGAAACTGACTGCAGTTATTTGTTCTAAAATCAGCATAGAACTAAACTGCTAATTATTTCCACTATGCCTAACAGCAATCCAAAGGCTCTAACTGCAATCAAAGAGTATATGTAATGAACTTGCAAAGAGACACTTCTATGATGCATACTAAATGCAATGGAAATGTAAGCattggaaacattaaaaaattaacaaagagaACATTAGCAAGTTAAGGGTCTCCACACTTGCTGATTTTCACATTACACATTTGTcagatttgagaaataaaatgagtattgCTTAGCTATGCAGCAGCAATTGAGGAACTTGAAAGGAGCACATAAATCTGTGATGGACACGAAACTCAATGAAATACATTATTGAATATTATTGTGAGATGAGTTCTAATTAGTAACATTAAGAGGCACTAATTACAAGAACTGATGGGTAAGTACAAAGTTCTAGACTTTTCTTAAGAGCTGTTGATAAATCCACATTGTTTCCATGCTTCTTTTAATAAGCCAGGAAATTATGACAGGCACAGGTTTAAGGAAAGAGCAGGATCTGGAGTCACATGACACTGGAAATTCTAGCTTAGCTGTACATTTACTTACTGTGTGATATAAGGTAAGTTACTTACCCTCTCAGagtcttgggtttttttctctcatacaaaataggaataataatagtacctgccctCATTGGACTGTAATaaagactaaatgaaataatatgcatGTGAGATACTTTACACAATGCTTGAGACACAGGGCTAATAAGTGGTACCTGCCATTATGAATTTACATTCTTGTGGTTTTTTTCAAATTGCAGAAATACTGCTGAGCCAGGAAGATGACTAGACTTTCTAGGTCCACTTCATACTCTgcaatactgaaatatttaagatatgaAGGATCAGACaactatttttgtcatttaaatgcattaagaaaaattattatttcttatacttttttgcAGTCCAATAGCCACAACACTTTGCACAAATTAAATGCTCAGTAAACTGGGGTGGGTTTTATTCCAAACAAATCATAATTCAATCTGGTCTCTATAAGCAAATATTTCTCCACAATTTATAActcttttacaaagaaaatatgcagaggacactgcaaaaatatattttacagttatCTCAGGAATTTACTAGAAattcagaaatgcaaagaaaggtTGGAGATTCTATCATACTATCTAAGTATAAATACACGTTTAGATATTATAAAACATTCTAGatttctccatcttcttcatACTCACATCCAGTCCCTGTAAGTTCTCAGACTCCACCCCTGCTCTTTAACCCCAACACCACTTCCCAGGTCAGAAGCCATGATTTCTCACCTAGATTTCCAGACTGGCCTTctatctctcttccctctcccatttctctctcccatATCAATTTTATACATGGCAGCTGGTGTCATCTTTCCAAAATGCATGTCACTTCTCTCCTTAAAACTCTAGGGGCAgccatttccttcagataaaacTCCCAAGATATTAGCATGGACATAAAGCCTTCCCGGTGAGCTGCTCTGTAGTTATATCTTCAAACATATCCAACTGCCActctcccactccctgccccaaaTACAAATGCATCCCCAGTTAGAATAAACTGCCTTAATTCCTCAAGCACACCATTCTTTCTAGCACATTCATTTCCTCCATCTGGAGCACTCTTTTTCTTCTTCGTCATCTGGTTAACTCCCACACATCTTTTAGGTCTAGGCTAAagtcacttcttttttaaaaaatctctccagATTCCCTAAATTTGGATCAGGTCCTTTCttacaaatgaaaatagtaacctacatttcatttattctctcaaGAATTGTTGAGTGCCTACAGCGCTCTGTTCTAGGCATTGAGATTCAGTAATACAGATAAAGCCCAAGCTCCCCAAGAATTTATGTCATAATGGAGTAGGcagaaaatttaataataattaacatctATTAAtgttaatacatataatatatcaCGTAAGAATAAGTGccttggagaaaaaagaaattagaataaggGGAATAGGATGTGTCAAATCAAGATgcgatattttcttttttttaattttttttaaaatttatttatgatagtcacaaagagagaaaaagagagaggcagagacataggcagagggagaggcaggctccatgcaccgggagcccgatgtgggattcgatcccaggtctccaggatcacgccctgggccaaaggcaggcgccaaactgctgcgccacccagggatcccaagatgtgATATTTTCTGATGGGATGTCAGGGAACGTAGTTCATAGAGAAGATGGCATTTGAACACAGACTTGAAAGAAATGAGGGCATGAGCAAAGTGAAAGAAAGGGAGCCACACACAGTGAAAAGATCATATGGCAAGGCCCTCAGATGGTCAAGAGTTTAGCTGCTTGTCCTACTTAAagaattgattgattgattgatttgagagagaaagcatgtggatgtggggaggagcagagagagagagggacaagcagaccccctaCAGAGCCCAACAAtgggactctgaggtcatgacttgagctgaaattaagaatcagacacttaacccactgagccacccaggcaccccacagctTGCCCTACTGAAGGGACAGCAAGAAAGCTAGTAAGGCTGAAGTAGagtaaggaaaagaggagaggtgAGGTTAGTGAGCAAATGGGGCCTCGGAAGCAAGCATTGCAAGGCCTTTAGTTACTTCACTACATGAGATGGAAAGCCAAAGGAAGCTTTGAGGAAAGCATATGCAGGCTACCTACCCAAATTTGTGTGCTAAGAGTAAAGCACAGGGGCAGCTGTCAAAGCAGGATGTAATCCACAGGATGAGGGGTGATGGTGGCTTAGACTTGACTCCAAATAGCAAGGAGTGTCAAATTTCgggtatattttgaaggtaggaCCAACAGAATCTATAACAGATGGGatgtaaaagacaaaaatcaagaatgcctccaagtttttttaaatttttttaatctaagtaaCTAGATGAGTGCTACTAACATCAGGAGAagtacaaaagaagaaagaagcatggGAAAGACACAGAAAGTAAAGCAGCATACACTAGAATCATTCAAGTGATGACGTCATTTAAGCAGGTGTATAACCAATCTGCCGTTTGGGAGAAGGCAGGAAAGATTCAGAATGTAGGTATTCATGGGTGAGTCACTGACACCCTCAATAAGACGCCAAGGGCGCGAGAAGAAGCCAAACAGATGAAGCCCCAGGACCAAGTTCTCATttgggaagatggagaaaaactagcaaaagaaactgaaatgagGCGGCGGCACCGCCCGGGCCCGAGTGGGCTTGTGGGTCGGTGGGTCTgtgcggcgcggggcggcggcggcggggggtgcgggggcggcgggggcggcgggggacgcggggggcgcgggggcggcggggtcgcggggtcgcgggggggcgcggagggcgcgggaAGAATGTTCTTGGAGGCATGCGCTGGGATACCGGCCAAGAGGACCTAAAGGATCATTTTACCAAATTTGGGGAGGTCGTTGACTGTCCCATAAAATCGGACCCACACACTGGCCGGCCAAGAGGGGTTGGGTTTATCGTCTTCAAAGATGCGGCCAGTGTGGAGAAGGTCCTAGAGCAGAAGGAACACAGGCTGCCTGGCCGCGTCGCTGACCCCAAGAAGGCCATGGCCATGGAAAAGGACCCGGTAAAGAAAATCGTTTGTAGGGGGTCTGAATCCCGGAGCCACTGAGGAGAAGGTCAGAGAATACTTCGGCGAGTTTGGGGAGATCGAGGCCATTGAGCTTCCAAAGGATCCAAAGTCGAATAAAAGACGAGGTTTTGTCTCCGTCACCTTTAAAGAAGAAGGACCTGTGAAGAAGGTTCTGGAGAAAAGGTCCCGTACCATCAGCGGAAGCAAGTGTGCAATCCAGGGGGCCCACGCGGAGGGCTGTGCGCAGCCTCGGGCGGCTCTGGGGGCCGTGGGAACCGCAGCCCAGGACCCGGCGGCGGCGCTGGGGCGCGGCGGAGGCCAGAGTCCAGGCACCGGGAACCAGGGCGACGGCCACCCGCGGGGCCGCGGCCCGGCTACAAGCGCAGGCTACAAGCGCAGTCGGGGTAGTCCGCACGGCGGGAGAGCAGCCCCGCGGCCACCGCGACGCCTACAAGCCATACTGAGGCTTCTTCGTGCAGCAGGACGCCCAACGGACGTCGGGACGCTTTGGTTGGGTATCGAGCAAACACAGTTCGGTACCAAATCCAACTTGGCGTACTTCCTGTGGCCTGGCCCATGTGCATCTATCCCATGGGCATCTTATTTAAATCTCCCCCCTGGAAATCAACCTCCTGCTGACTATTTCCAGAGCTCTAGTTGTAGGCAGCATCATGGGCTCATTTTACTCCCGGGTTCCCAGAGCCAGATTGGAGGGTCTGCTTCCTGCTGCCGCGCTGCAGCCTGCACCTGTGGACCCTGGTTGTAAAGAGTAAACTGTATCCTAGAAAACCAGTGTcacctttttttcaccttttagttttatattatttgtgtCATACATTTCCTGTTAATGGAAGTGTTAATTTTACTGTACTTTTTTGGTACCTTTTGGGGATCTAATGTATTGTAAGGTATTTTACACGTGTCCTGATTTTGCCACGGCCTGGATATTGAAGCTATCCaagcttttgaaataaaaatttaacccccccccccaaaaaaaaaactgaaaagacaggagtgaaaaaataaatataaacagaaagcGATATTCTGAAAGATAATGAAGAATGTGTTCTAAGTAGGAGAGGGCGATCACTTTGCCCAATGAAGCTGACAAGTCAAGTAAGGTAACACTAAGGATTAATCACAATATGGCAACATGGAGGTCATTGCTGATACTTATAAGGGATATTTTGAAGGAAACATAGGATCAAAACACAATTATACAGAATTTTGGAAAGAACAGAGGAAGTAGAGTCACTGAGTGTTGACCAACTTTTCAAAGAAAGTTTTCTACAAAGAGCCATAGAGACAAGAACAgcatgactagaaaaaaaaaagtgttgaccAACTTTTCAAAGAAAGTTTTCTACAAAGAGCcatagagggggatccctgggtggcgcagcggtttggcgcctgcctttggcccagggcgtgatcctggagacccaggatcgagtcccacatcaggctcccggtgcatggagcctgcttctccctctgcctgtgtctctgcctctctctctctctctgtgactatcataaataaataaaaaaaataaaaaaaaaaaaaaaaaaaaaaaaaaagagccatagaGACAAGAACAgcatgactagaaaaaaaaaaaagtggattcaAGAGGGTTTCTCTTTAAATAAGAGACTTATTTGTGTGCTaagtggaataaatgaatgactattCTGTAGCCACAGGATCATTTACAATATTTGCCATAGGGCCTACTAGTATCCAATATTCTCTGGTATGCCAAAAATGCAGGAACATTCTGCAATCAATGGTCAAGTACAAAAGGTTTCATTTGCAAAACAacagtaaaacaaacaacaaagagaCCACCAACTTATGAATAATTTCAAACATTTGTATCTGTATTATCAACACAAGgattaaaatagttcattttcaaatattaaaggcAATATATTTGTAGATTTCATGTCTGCCACAATTCTCTTTAGAGTTGAATGAAAAGATgcactgtattttcttttgtcttccgGTGAATTTTTTATTATCTACATCAATAaattggggagaaaaagagatcagTGGACAAGGAGAACAGAGATATGAATATCTGTTTATCTTTGGTTGCGTAATGCTTTATTCTTCCAAGCAGCTGATCACTTCTCAACTTTTAGGCTGAGATCAAGTATAGTATTCTTCCAATTGATTTCTTAGTAATTAGCTTAAAATTTTGATATGAATTATCAGTAGAAATGTTTCTCTGAGAGCCCATACTCTGCTTCTTCTAAGAATAAGGGCAAGAAGCAAAAAGAGACATAGAACTACGTAATGCCAACCGTAACCCCACAATTACCAGTTACCAGATATCTGATATCTGTTCCTTGCTGTGCTTGGTGCTTTCCAAGCATTGTCTATTCTTTTCACAAAAGCCTCTGATGGCATATTATCACCTTCATaccaaaaatgaggaaactgatccTTGGAGAAAATATATAACCTGACAAATGCCTCCTAATTTAGTAAGATAAGAGCTGGAGATTCAAATTCAGAACTGCTCAGTTCCAGAACATACCTCATTCCAACGTGCTGGGGTGTTTCTCTGCCACGAATTTTCTGCAGGTAGATTAAGCCTATCTACAATTCTAAAAGAGCTCTCTCCCTTCATGTTCTTTTCTACTATCCATAGTCCCCTAAAAACTATCCTACCATTATTGTAGATAACAAACAAATACACCAGCCCCTAAGAATAAGTATGTCCTTCTCATTCACTGCTGCCTTGAAGAATACAGACTAAAGGCAGCTCTGCCTCACACTTGACTCACACAAAACTGTGATGcctaaaaagaatatataaattagtGTTCTTATTAGTATACGATGTACTTTTTGTTTAACTACTCTTAATTTATCTTCCTTACATAATTGCATTctgagaaaatgtaaatgttaaacaTTAACAAGCATCACATTGCTGTgacaataaaagacattttttgatATTGGTGACAATGAAAGAAGTTTGGGAAGTGGGAAAAGGAAGGTCTGAGTGGAGTCTTTTATagacatataaaatttaaatgacagaGCCCTTTATAATCCTGCCAGAATGTAAATTCTTGAGTGTATGAAAGACTAAAAGCTTCGTCTgtataaaactgacaaaatagATCAGATTTTAATTGGCAGTAGGGTGATAATGGAAAGGAGATATGGCTTAATTGGACTTCTCTCCATGAAAGGACAGAGCTTAGTagtgtcattttaattatttctagcCATTAATCCCGCAATCATCTATTACTTTCTCCATATATTACAACAGGAAGCACTCCCTGCTGCAAATGCtatgatatttaaaaagcaaatgcccAGTGAAAACAAAAAGACCCAGACTAGATTCATTGCCTCAGCAACTGCTCTGGAGAACCATAAACTGacttttaaatcatgaatggtCAGGATGGAGAATATGGCTACTTTAATTATTAACAATACACATTCTTGATTCAGGCATCTATTTAATCATCACTCAAAGCTGTTGCATTAATTAAGTAGCTAATGTGATGCTTAAGATGTTTCCCTTTAATATGAGCCTTTGATAATTCCCACACTGCTGGATGAAACATATCACTGAAAACATACTACGATAATGGCCACTTGTAGCGACTGCTATAATTGACAGTTTTTCCCCAAATGTGAAGtactgtcagagaaagacatcatCACGAGCCTTCTGTTAACTGCTTCATGTATAAGTCACAGTaattactttatttccttttgctttttcaagGACCCACAGACTCAATAGGTTTATTATTCCAGTTGTTACTGCATGTAACTACATAAGCTGTGTAAGACCCCACACTTACTAGTCTAAGTAAGCAATCCACACTGTAGTACTGTAGTTCATGCATGCATTTCATCTGATTCCCATTTTACCCACCCATTTCCATTTCAAGTTAGTttacaaacatttaaatttatatggtTAGCCATTCTTAAAGGTAAATTTATCCAATGAGTATTTTGCCTCCAGTCATAATTTCTAAGTATTATGCTATAAACTTAAAATCAATAAAGGTACTGTTAGAATCTAACCCAGAAAAATGccaaaaagtatattttagtgAGAGTTTAATGAAGCCTCAAAATtgtaattctattaatttttcaagttccttctcattccttctgttctttttgtAGGGATTTCCACATTCTAGCAAGTgtcttaaattaaaaagtaatgtcTCCTGAGTTGCATGGAGTTGACTGATTTTCCCAAATGCTTCCCAGGCAAAAATGTATTCCACTATCTTCACACTGTAGCAGATTACCAAATGTAAATTGTTACTGGTCATTTGAAATCCTTTTAGGATTGCAGGGCACACTGCATTGAATTAAAAGCACATTGGCCAGAACCCATCTAAATAAAACTGTTctcaaatattgttttttatgaACTATACTCTTAGGGGAAAATATtaggataaatatttattttattaacaaatttcCAAGATGTTGGTATAATTACAAATTCAACCTAATTTCCTATATGTGTGGTCTTCTGGAATAAGAACAAATACCTGGACATGAACTTTACACACTGAAAATGCTTCCATGGAGGCAAAATTGAGTTATACACAAAAAATCAAGGGATGAAAATCAAGTCATTTTACAGAAATTTTCAACCTCAGGACTGAAGACAAGAGATTTCTGGCCAACCAAGCACAACCACAGAATAGAGTAATACTCAGGACTGTACATTCTGGAATCTACCCAAGGAGCTCAAAGTTTGAACCAGTACTTGTCAGGTACTCAGACTGAGATTATAAACTTCCCTCTGCAGCaatctcttcatttctgaaagagAATATAATCCTCTTTCTTTCGTAGGGCTGCTTTGAGGATTAAGTGGGATAAATGCACAGCACCTGCAAGTGTATAGCaataataaattttcaataatgttatagaattataattattatttataaaattttcttttattccgaAAATTCAGTCAGCAAGCATTCTGACTACTGTGAACTAATATGTGAATGCTGATCTATAcaaaattcttagaatttttacCTCTGGAACTATTAACCCATGACATTTATTATGCCTTTTTACATCCCAAAATTGGCTTATGaacttggaaataaaagaaataaagaattttcctATCCTCTGTCTTCACTTCTACTTCTCAGATATAACCAacatatagttgacccttgaacaacacaggtttgaattgcACAAGTCCACTGACATGTGaaatttttttgacaaatacAGTAAATGCAaaggtattttctcttcttatgattttcttaacagtttCTTTTCAAGGGAACCTGCATAGCAGCTCCTAAATGTAGTTTTAAAGCATGAGTTGGGATTAGGCTGGTTGAAGTTCTTTACGTCAACCACTTGATTGTGCTACATCTGTGCAAACCAGAAACCACGTAGACTTTCCAAAATTTGCGTTAAGTTATATCCGGCaggaattttagtttttcaaattctTACACTAATGGGAGAGCATAGGATGAGAGCAGGAGGTGCATTACGTTCACTAACCTAACTTAAATGTGAAATTTATGGGTGTTGGGTGGTTCTCTCATATAGTCCCCTTATTAATATTACAATGCAACAGAAGATAGAATTCAGAGTGTGAAGAAAATTGttccagttttatattttgaaaattcatgcaggtgtctttaaaaatagactttattagTTAGGCATACTTTACATGGCATAAAATGTgcacatgaaattaaaatttttgatgaaGCTTTGACCAACTGTCTGCATCCATTTAAATCTACCACGATGAGATGTAGCAACATTTGTATCACCTGAAATTCTGTTGTGCCTTCCCATCAGTTCCACTTCAAATATTCACCCCTCCAAGCACTGCGCTGGATCGAAATCAGTAGGATTGGCTTTGTCTTTAGTAGATTCTATTTTTGTTATGCCCAGTTTACTacattccacattttaaaaatataccagtaGGTAACTTAGCCACATATTTATGGGAAATGTGCTGGATTTATTACTACAGTTTTTTTTAGACATATCACAAAGGTATCCCAGAAGAACTTACATAccaattcaagaaatattttctcaagtATTTGAGGGACATAGCAGAAATTTAACCAAAACAAGACTGcaacttcttcctctgcctcctcctcctcctcctgttcttctccttctcctcctccttctcttctttcttcttcttctttttcttctttcctcctcctctctcttccccttcttctcgtcttctcctctcctctccttccttctccttctccttctccttctccttctccttctccgtctccttctcctctccttccttctcctctccttctccttctccttctccttctccttctccttctccttctccttgctccttcttctatcttcttcttcttcttcttcttccaaaaTTGCAACTCCTAGTGAtagtctttttctcttaaatctgCTATGAGACTCTCATGGAGCTCACAAgacaggtgtgtgtatgtgtgtatgactATAGGGAGTTGCTACACCCagcagcctccctctgcctctctccatcacTGTTCCTTCTTTCTTCGCAAAGGTAACCCATTATTCTGACATCTACCTCTGTGGTTTGGTTGTGTCTCTTTTTGAACTTTGTATCAAGGGAATCATATAAGATGTCATATCTAGTCTTTTATTCAGCACTGTGTGCATACTTTGCAAATTCTTCCAGAGTCATACAGTCGTGATCAATTTGAATGAATTGGGCCAAGTATATTGCTCACCCTCAGGCCTTGAGGtctgttgtttttattgtctATAACACCAAATTCCACCATGATGctaaaatgcatagaaaaagaggcccttttttgcctttctctgaggTTCAAGCATGGCAGGAGACAGCCTGATGGGAGGTGCTGAAGATGGTAGGACTGTATCccctttatttattcttcttacaTTTAAGTTTGAATGAAGTTTAGGGGGGAAGAGCATCCAAAGTTgattggctttttgtttttgtagctcAGTCATTTGATAGAATTACTAGGAAGCAGACAGTTCCTTGGGGATAACTTTGTTGTAAATATATGGATTATACATTAAATGAGTGTTTCAGAGCCAGAGTCTCCAGGAGTCCTGCCTGTCATCTAGAGCTCATGCCTCTTCTATACAGCTCTAACTTTCAGACTTCATCTC
This portion of the Canis lupus dingo isolate Sandy chromosome 11, ASM325472v2, whole genome shotgun sequence genome encodes:
- the LOC125752163 gene encoding LOW QUALITY PROTEIN: heterogeneous nuclear ribonucleoprotein A/B-like (The sequence of the model RefSeq protein was modified relative to this genomic sequence to represent the inferred CDS: deleted 1 base in 1 codon), which codes for GKNVLGGMRWDTGQEDLKDHFTKFGEVVDCPIKSDPHTGRPRGVGFIVFKDAASVEKVLEQKEHRLPGRVADPKKAMAMEKDPVKKIFVGGLNPGATEEKVREYFGEFGEIEAIELPKDPKSNKRRGFVSVTFKEEGPVKKVLEKRSRTISGSKCAIQGAHAEGCAQPRAALGAVGTAAQDPAAALGRGGGQSPGTGNQGDGHPRGRGPATSAGYKRSRGSPHGGRAAPRPPRRLQAILRLLRAAGRPTDVGTLWLGIEQTQFGTKSNLAYFLWPGPCASIPWASYLNLPPGNQPPADYFQSSSCRQHHGLILLPGSQSQIGGSASCCRAAACTCGPWL